In Rhododendron vialii isolate Sample 1 chromosome 9a, ASM3025357v1, the following are encoded in one genomic region:
- the LOC131300951 gene encoding uncharacterized protein LOC131300951: MTEQGNGQGLDDFNTPSNPSLEVDSPRYKSTMVHDSIGLESREDHLSRTDSGSTLVPNTYNEISLDNICGTILHQSKKDAIAVIDELNKRIELLEKEKKSMENEILEVHEEKQKTLQHQKEEIEILKRELEEKDLYISKLCKKNEALEKLYKQYEEQVQHYETHELTQGYNVETERQVHQVTQKATFDTIKELREERDQLEGELINIKVHEVTQQVRAEKVLQISKKKSPPSKFKRVKERDDRKTNFCENYVYGKLKRKSPQVEFVDVDDLQETSLAIQVQKPKQKLKDLKKCNTEMSKLIRRETWLAIEQLWKTGNSSAVIWSSEADMLHIEVEDIQNLLFEDAISNRVKMLRHSSFCV, from the exons ATGACTGAACAAGGAAATGGACAAGGGCTAGatgattttaacactccctCCAACCCTTCATTGGAAGTTGATTCGCCAAGGTACAAGTCCACTATGGTGCATGACAGCATTGGCCTTGAATCACGAGAGGATCATTTATCACGAACAGATTCCGGTTCAACATTAGTTCCAAATACCTATAATGAGATATCGTTGGATAATATTTGTGGAACAATATTGCACCAATCAAAAAAGGATGCAATTGCAGTTATTGATGAACTGAACAAAAGGATTGAACTCttggagaaggaaaagaagagcatGGAGAATGAAATCTTGGAAGTTCatgaagaaaagcaaaaaactcttcaacatcaaaaggaggaaattgaaaTTCTGAAGCGGGAACTTGAAGAGAAGGATTTGTACATCTCCAAATTATGCAAGAAAAACGAAGCCCTTGAAAAACTCTACAAGCAGTATGAGGAACAAGTTCAACATTATGAAACACATGAGTTAACACAAGGATATAATGTTGAAACGGAAAGACAAGTGCATCAAGTGACACAGAAGGCCACATTTGACACTATAAAGGAACTGCGGGAAGAGAGAGATCAGTTGGAGGGGGAATTGATAAACATTAAAGTTCATGAAGTGACACAACAAGTAAGGGCTGAaaaagtgcttcaaatttcaaagaagAAAAGTCCACCATCAAAGTTTAAGAGAGTGAAAGAAAGAGATGATAGGAAGACAAATTTCTGCGAGAACTATGTGTATGGAAAGTTAAAGAGGAAAAGTCCGCAAGTAGAGTTTGTTGATGTAGACGACTTGCAAGAAACTTCTTTGGCAATTCAAGTGCAAAAGCCAAAACAGAAACTGAAGGACTTGAAGAAGTGCAATACTGAGATGTCAAAACTCATTCGTAGAGAAACTTGGTTGGCAATTGAACAACTTTGGAAGACAGGAAATTCTAG TGCTGTAATATGGAGTTCCGAAGCTGACATGCTACACATTGAAGTTGAAGACATACAAAACCTGTTGTTTGAAGATGCAATATCTAACCGGGTAAAAATGTTAAGACACTCTTCTTTTTGTGTTTAG
- the LOC131299680 gene encoding uncharacterized protein LOC131299680: MGEVRLEILSVEKERARRDLHSNSKKPTEASDSQQYDSNLDTPGVIKTPTAQAHVYELRQRRGTHQGTPVEAQANQPKLVPSVTIKIPKKSRAKGATQTQYELRARLEKQLGTNIEEEGLISRSQPMKKRSRNVAEKESTQQRVSLNRSNLQGMIRLIGDTEFSPKHIACFKKTPFWLLIEAIVSKKLVSNHCRKFDEVVVKVIKSYDERTKIFRLGDKKMKLKDNHVKLILGICCGNEEMVETTISKGDTALAKRLCIKEPRLTTTTMKEKIKELKSSNKPEDIEDIVRLFCLFLCVTLLFSTSGTTVNWSFVYYMEDLAKVKQYNWAGAITDYLMKSIHKNHKEVNELHGCSLLLMFWLFEQTKVLQQMNADAVPRLLKWNISELRDVLRDFDQLNQLSADQVSDTKLRETDKEQKIYSDLGSEQECGEIEPLELEVEKVRMSVDGESPQQAKGSREARVEKGADEENGQGLDDFNTPSNPSLEVDSPRRKH; the protein is encoded by the exons ATGGGAGAGGTAAGATTGGAGATATTAAGTGTTGAGAAAG AGCGGGCAAGGAGAGATCTACATTCAAACAGTAAAAAACCAACAGAAGCATCAGATTCACAACAATATGACTCGAACTTAGATACACCCGGTGTGATCAAAACCCCAACAGCACAAGCACATGTGTACGAGTTGAGGCAAAGAAGGGGTACGCATCAAGGCACACCAGTTGAAGCTCAAGCAAACCAACCCAAGTTAGTTCCATCCGTTACcatcaaaatcccaaaaaagtCTAGAGCAAAAGGAGCAACACAAACTCAGTATGAACTTAGAGCAAGATTAGAAAAACAATTAGGAACAAATATCGAAGAAGAAGGATTGATAAGCCGGTCACAACCGATGAAAAAAAGGTCAAGAAATGTGGCTGAAAAAGAGAGCACACAACAACGAGTAAGCTTGAATAGGTCCAACTTGCAGGGTATGATTAGATTGATTGGAGATACTGAATTCAGTCCCAAACATATAGCTTGCTTCAAAAAAACACCTTTTTGGTTATTAATTGAAGCAATTGTGAGCAAGAAATTGGTAAGTAATCATTGCAGAAAGTTTGATGAAGTTGTTGTGAAAGTTATAAAGTCCTATGATGAACGTACAAAAATTTTTCGATTGGGTGACAAGAAAATGAAGCTCAAGGATAATCATGTGAAGTTGATTTTGGGAATATGCTGTGGAAATGAAGAGATGGTAGAAACAACCATCAGCAAAGGAGACACTGCATTAGCTAAGAGGTTGTGCATCAAAGAACCAAGGTTAACAACTACAACAATGaaggaaaagataaaagaaCTAAAGAGTAGCAACAAGCCAGAAGATATTGAAGACATTGTCAGATTGTTCTGTCTTTTCCTTTGTGTCACATTGCTCTTTTCGACAAGTGGAACAACGGTGAATTGGTCGTTTGTTTATTACATGGAAGACCTAGCAAAGGTAAAACAGTACAATTGGGCTGGAGCTATTACAGATTATTTGATGAAGTCCATTCACAAAAATCATAAGGAGGTCAATGAATTGCATGGATGTTCTTTGCTTTTAATG TTTTGGCTTTTTGAGCAGACTAAAGTTCTACAACAAATGAATGCAGATGCAGTTCCAAGATTACTTAAATGGAACATTTCAGAGCTTCGGGACGTACTTAGGGATTTTGATCAATTGAACCAACTTTCGGCTGATCAA GTAAGTGATACCAAGTTACGAGAAACAGATAAAGAACAAAAGATCTACAGCGATCTTGGAAGTGAACAAGAATGTGGAGAAATAGAACCTCTTGAACTGGAGGTTGAAAAAGTAAGAATGAGTGTTGATGGTGAATCTCCTCAACAAGCTAAAGGTTCTAGAGAAGCAAGGGTTGAAAAAGGGGCAGATGAAGAAAATGGACAAGGGTTAGatgattttaacactccctCCAACCCGTCATTGGAAGTTGATTCGCCAAG GAGAAAGCACTAG